A region from the Lemur catta isolate mLemCat1 chromosome 7, mLemCat1.pri, whole genome shotgun sequence genome encodes:
- the CDC42EP2 gene encoding cdc42 effector protein 2, producing MSTKVPIYLKRGSRKGKKEKLRDLLSSDMISPPLGDFRHTIHIGSGGGSDMFGDISFLQGKFHLLPGTVIEGPEEDGTFDLPFHFTRTTTVCGRELPDGPSPLLKNAISLPVIGGPQALTLPTAQAPPKPPRLHLETPQPSPQPSPQEAGSMDIWRIPEAGSPHNGLTPETGAEDPFLSHASSLLSLHVDLGPSILDDVLQIMDQDLDPMQIPT from the coding sequence ATGTCCACGAAGGTGCCCATCTATCTGAAGCGTGGCAGCCGCAAGGGCAAGAAGGAGAAGCTTCGGGACCTGCTGTCCTCAGATATGATCAGCCCGCCGCTGGGGGACTTCCGCCACACCATTCACAttggcagtggtggtggcagcGACATGTTCGGTGACATCTCCTTCCTGCAGGGCAAGTTCCACCTCCTGCCCGGGACAGTAATTGAGGGGCCTGAGGAGGATGGCACCTTCGACCTCCCCTTCCACTTCACCCGCACTACCACGGTATGTGGGCGGGAGCTCCCTGATGGCCCGTCCCCCCTGCTCAAGAATGCCATCTCCCTCCCTGTCATCGGGGGGCCTCAGGCCCTCACCCTGCCCACAGCCCAGGCTCCACCCAAACCCCCTCGCCTGCACCTGGAAACCCCTCAGCCCTCCCCACAGCCTTCCCCGCAGGAGGCTGGGAGCATGGACATCTGGAGGATTCCAGAGGCTGGCTCGCCCCACAATGGGCTGACCCCCGAGACAGGGGCTGAGGATCCCTTCTTGTCCCATGCCAGCTCCCTGCTGTCCCTGCATGTGGACCTGGGGCCTTCCATTCTGGATGACGTCCTCCAGATCATGGATCAGGACCTGGACCCCATGCAGATCCCCACGTAG